The following proteins are encoded in a genomic region of Candidatus Methylospira mobilis:
- the purL gene encoding phosphoribosylformylglycinamidine synthase translates to MILTVPGAQALSGFRLNRLLDSVSAIDGGISAVSAHFVHLIELSGQLTAHERAVLERILDYGRNDNEAAPLNEDNAPGYLVAPRLGTLSPWSSKASEIARRCELFAVQRIERGIEYRFRYSGSVEEFDAKGKIAALLHDRMTQAALKHGQSDLVFSRRPDAPLSTVPLLTEGRGALANANDTLGLALSDDELDYLYVSFSALGRDASDVELMMFAQANSEHCRHKIFNARWQIDDTPQPDTLFGMIRHTSACSPQGIVTAYSDNASVIEGAETELLVREAETRAYAYQRMSLPILMKVETHNHPTAISPYPGAATGSGGEIRDEGATGRGSWSKAGLTGFSVSSLRIPGFIQPWELDSGKPERMVSALSIMLEGPLGGAAFNNEFGRPNIAGYFRSFEQESGSRNNLRGYHKPIMLAGGMGHIRPEHVRKRVITPGTPIVVLGGPAMLIGLGGGAASSQASGACSEDLDFASVQRDNPEMERRCQEVINQCVALGEANPILAIHDVGAGGLSNAVPEIIHDAGRGGRFELRDVPTAEPGLSPLQIWCNEAQERYVLAIEHARIDLFRQFCDRERCPYAVIGEATEDENLVLSDRHFDNQPIAIPMSLLFGKPPKMERKAEHIAPDLKPLILSQIEISKAAHRVLRFPAVADKSFLIHIGDRSVGGLVARDQLVGPWQVPVANVGVTASGFHALTGEAMAIGERTPLALINAPASGRMAVGEALTNIISASIDSLSDVKLSANWMAAAGSPGEDALLYDTVRAVGLELCPALGIAIPVGKDSLSMKAVWRQGSVEKTMTSPLSLIVSAFAPVLDITRTLTPELRLDKGPTRLLLVDLGQGKNRLGGSVLAQVYGQLGNDCPDLDDPALFRQFFAAMQSLNARSLLLACHDRSDGGLWAAICEMAFASHSGVALHLDTLGTNPFAALFNEELGLVLQVEQDNLDSVRECFVQHGLVGHVHDIGAPIEDARIVVYRQNVIWYAEILTSLRHSWSETSYRMRTLRDNPESARVEFNAALDMGDPGLHASLTFDLNEDVAAPFIGRARPAVAILREQGVNGHAEMAAAFERAGFLAIDVHMSDLAERRVDLTDFTGLAACGGFSYGDVLGAGGGWAKSILFNTYLREQFQAFFERSDSFALGVCNGCQMLSQLRELIPGAGAWPLFARNGSEQFEARVSLVEVQPSPSIFFTGMEGSRMPVVVSHGEGRAIFDSAQTEDYVAIRYVDHLGAITERYPYNPNGSLHGVTALTVPDGRFTIMMPHPERCFRTVQNSWHPQDWKEYSPWMRIFRNARVWVG, encoded by the coding sequence ATGATACTGACAGTCCCCGGAGCCCAGGCCCTTTCCGGCTTTCGTCTCAACAGACTGCTTGACTCGGTTAGCGCTATCGACGGCGGTATTAGCGCCGTTTCCGCGCATTTCGTGCACCTGATCGAATTATCCGGCCAATTAACGGCGCATGAACGCGCCGTGCTGGAGCGAATACTCGATTACGGACGGAATGACAATGAAGCAGCGCCTTTGAACGAGGATAATGCGCCCGGGTATCTGGTTGCGCCGCGCCTGGGTACGCTTTCGCCATGGTCCAGCAAAGCGAGCGAAATCGCGAGACGCTGCGAATTGTTTGCCGTGCAGCGTATCGAGCGCGGTATCGAGTACCGCTTCCGATACTCCGGCAGCGTTGAAGAATTTGACGCGAAAGGCAAAATAGCCGCACTGTTGCATGACCGGATGACCCAGGCCGCCCTGAAGCATGGACAAAGCGATCTCGTCTTCAGCCGTAGGCCCGATGCTCCGCTGTCTACAGTGCCGCTGCTGACCGAGGGACGCGGTGCGCTGGCCAACGCCAACGATACGCTCGGTCTGGCGCTGTCGGACGACGAGCTCGATTATCTCTACGTTAGCTTCAGCGCGCTGGGGCGTGACGCGTCCGATGTTGAATTGATGATGTTCGCACAGGCCAACTCCGAGCACTGCCGGCACAAAATTTTTAACGCGCGCTGGCAGATCGACGATACACCGCAACCGGATACGCTGTTCGGTATGATACGGCATACCAGCGCCTGCAGCCCGCAAGGCATCGTGACGGCCTATAGCGACAACGCCTCGGTTATCGAGGGAGCGGAGACTGAGCTTTTGGTGCGTGAAGCAGAGACGCGCGCGTATGCCTATCAGCGCATGAGCCTGCCTATATTGATGAAGGTGGAAACGCACAACCACCCTACCGCGATATCGCCCTACCCCGGCGCAGCAACGGGCTCCGGCGGGGAGATACGCGATGAAGGCGCCACCGGGCGCGGCTCCTGGAGCAAAGCCGGTTTAACCGGCTTTTCCGTTTCCAGCCTGCGCATACCGGGTTTTATTCAGCCTTGGGAACTGGACTCCGGCAAGCCGGAGCGCATGGTATCCGCGCTGAGCATCATGCTGGAAGGACCATTGGGCGGCGCGGCGTTCAATAATGAATTCGGTCGGCCCAATATTGCCGGTTATTTCCGCAGCTTCGAACAGGAAAGCGGCAGCAGGAACAACCTGCGCGGTTATCATAAACCAATCATGCTGGCCGGCGGCATGGGACATATCCGGCCCGAGCATGTCCGCAAGCGGGTTATTACGCCGGGAACGCCTATCGTCGTGCTGGGTGGTCCGGCCATGCTGATCGGCCTGGGCGGCGGCGCGGCGTCGTCCCAGGCGTCGGGTGCGTGCAGCGAAGACCTCGATTTCGCTTCGGTGCAGCGCGACAACCCGGAAATGGAACGACGCTGCCAGGAAGTCATCAATCAATGCGTAGCGCTGGGCGAAGCCAACCCGATTCTGGCCATACACGATGTCGGCGCGGGCGGATTATCCAATGCCGTTCCGGAAATCATTCACGATGCCGGCCGTGGCGGTCGTTTCGAATTACGCGATGTGCCAACGGCGGAACCGGGTCTGTCGCCGCTGCAGATATGGTGCAATGAGGCTCAGGAACGCTATGTTCTGGCGATAGAACATGCCCGTATCGATTTGTTCAGGCAGTTTTGCGATCGCGAACGTTGCCCTTATGCGGTAATAGGCGAAGCGACCGAAGACGAAAACCTGGTCTTGTCCGACCGGCATTTTGACAATCAGCCGATTGCAATTCCGATGAGCCTGCTGTTCGGCAAACCGCCGAAAATGGAGCGCAAGGCCGAGCATATTGCCCCCGACCTTAAGCCGTTGATCCTGTCCCAGATCGAAATTTCCAAGGCTGCGCACCGTGTCTTGCGCTTTCCGGCGGTTGCCGACAAGAGCTTTCTGATCCACATCGGCGATCGCTCGGTTGGCGGACTGGTCGCGCGCGACCAGCTGGTGGGTCCATGGCAGGTACCGGTTGCCAACGTCGGCGTAACCGCTTCAGGATTTCATGCGCTCACCGGCGAAGCCATGGCCATAGGCGAGCGTACTCCGCTCGCGCTGATCAACGCGCCGGCATCGGGCCGAATGGCCGTAGGCGAGGCCTTGACCAATATTATTTCAGCGTCCATCGATTCATTGAGCGATGTCAAGCTGTCCGCGAACTGGATGGCGGCTGCCGGCAGTCCCGGTGAAGACGCGTTGCTCTACGATACCGTGCGCGCCGTCGGGCTGGAGTTGTGTCCGGCACTGGGGATTGCAATACCGGTCGGCAAGGACTCCTTGTCCATGAAAGCGGTATGGCGGCAGGGAAGCGTGGAAAAAACCATGACATCGCCTTTGTCGCTGATCGTTTCGGCGTTCGCGCCGGTTCTCGATATCACCAGGACGCTGACGCCCGAATTGCGTCTGGACAAGGGCCCCACCCGATTATTGCTGGTCGATCTCGGCCAAGGAAAAAACCGCTTGGGCGGATCGGTGTTGGCGCAGGTATATGGTCAACTGGGCAATGATTGCCCGGATCTGGACGACCCCGCCTTGTTTCGGCAGTTTTTCGCCGCGATGCAGTCGCTCAACGCCCGGAGCTTGCTGCTGGCTTGTCACGACCGCTCGGACGGCGGTTTATGGGCCGCAATATGTGAAATGGCGTTCGCCTCGCATAGCGGTGTAGCGCTGCATCTCGATACTCTGGGAACAAACCCGTTCGCGGCCTTGTTCAACGAGGAGCTGGGGCTGGTATTGCAGGTTGAGCAGGATAACCTGGACAGCGTGCGCGAGTGTTTCGTGCAGCATGGACTGGTCGGCCATGTCCATGATATAGGCGCCCCCATTGAGGACGCGCGCATCGTCGTCTATCGCCAGAATGTGATCTGGTATGCCGAAATTTTAACTTCCCTGCGCCATTCCTGGTCGGAAACCAGTTATCGTATGCGCACGCTCCGAGACAATCCAGAAAGCGCCCGCGTCGAATTCAACGCCGCGCTCGATATGGGCGATCCCGGCCTGCACGCATCTTTGACATTCGACCTGAATGAAGATGTGGCCGCACCGTTTATCGGTCGCGCCCGCCCGGCTGTCGCCATTTTGCGCGAACAGGGTGTGAACGGACACGCTGAAATGGCGGCGGCGTTCGAACGCGCGGGTTTTTTGGCGATCGATGTCCATATGAGCGATCTGGCGGAACGCCGCGTCGACCTGACCGACTTTACCGGTCTGGCCGCTTGCGGCGGTTTTTCCTACGGCGACGTATTGGGCGCAGGTGGAGGCTGGGCCAAATCGATTTTGTTCAATACCTATTTGCGCGAACAGTTTCAGGCATTTTTCGAGCGCTCCGATTCATTCGCGCTCGGCGTTTGCAACGGCTGCCAGATGCTGTCGCAACTGCGCGAGTTGATCCCCGGCGCCGGCGCATGGCCGCTCTTTGCGCGTAATGGCTCGGAACAGTTCGAAGCGCGCGTCAGCCTGGTCGAGGTACAGCCGTCGCCCTCCATTTTCTTTACCGGGATGGAAGGATCGCGCATGCCGGTTGTCGTTTCGCACGGCGAAGGACGCGCAATATTCGATTCCGCGCAAACGGAGGATTACGTTGCGATACGCTATGTCGATCACCTCGGCGCGATTACGGAGCGTTACCCCTACAACCCGAACGGATCGCTGCATGGCGTTACCGCGCTGACGGTGCCGGATGGCCGCTTTACCATCATGATGCCGCACCCCGAGCGTTGTTTCAGAACGGTGCAGAATTCATGGCACCCGCAGGACTGGAAGGAGTACAGTCCATGGATGAGAATATTCAGGAACGCCAGAGTCTGGGTAGGATGA
- a CDS encoding RNA pyrophosphohydrolase, whose product MIDLEGYRLNVGIVLCNRDGRVFWARRAGMRSWQFPQGGIKCDEDPETAMYRELYEEVGLKSHHVRLIGRTQEWLRYELPDRFIRKNSQPLCIGQKQLWFILALEGNESDICLNYTPKPEFDAWRWIDYWQPVNDVVYFKREVYRQALHELSCHMERTVAPSIISAA is encoded by the coding sequence ATGATCGACCTTGAAGGATATCGCCTCAATGTAGGCATTGTCCTATGCAATCGTGACGGGCGCGTTTTCTGGGCTCGGCGGGCAGGGATGCGCTCATGGCAATTCCCACAAGGCGGCATCAAGTGCGATGAAGACCCTGAAACTGCAATGTACAGGGAGTTGTACGAAGAGGTCGGGTTGAAAAGCCACCATGTCAGGCTTATCGGCCGCACACAGGAGTGGCTGCGTTACGAGCTGCCGGATCGTTTTATCCGCAAAAACTCCCAGCCGCTGTGCATCGGTCAAAAACAGCTCTGGTTCATCCTTGCTCTGGAGGGCAATGAGTCCGATATTTGTCTAAATTACACGCCAAAACCGGAATTCGATGCCTGGCGCTGGATAGACTACTGGCAGCCCGTGAATGATGTAGTCTATTTCAAGCGCGAGGTATACCGGCAGGCGCTGCACGAGCTATCCTGCCATATGGAGCGAACCGTGGCGCCATCGATTATCAGCGCCGCCTGA
- the mfd gene encoding transcription-repair coupling factor — MTASRSSHPIINPTLPGQRGDCIAWSGLHGCGDSLAIARAAQKNRQLNIVVTFDMPNLLRLEHELKFFLDGDFQVLQFPDWEILPYDIFSPLPEIVSHRLKTLALLPDTRQGVLVVTASTLMQRLAPRTHILANTFTLKRGSRFSIEATRQTLESVGYQCVSQVLEHGEFAVRGAIVDLFPMGSTLPYRIELFDEEVDSIRSFDPENQRSLDKVEAINLYPAREFPFDATAIKLFRQNWREQVSDNTRANTLYQDVSKSILPGGIECYLPLFVSHTETLFDYLPAQTTFIMHGPVLEAAGAFHEEALHRYQLRKTNLDRPALPVEKLYLDPMLLEQKLSEFQKILIGAAPPDSNIRQQVFNCPQLPNVTLDTRQKLPLHALNAFRENQADLRLLFIAETAGHREALLDTLHKYDLRPVVMEGWRAFLESDNKLALVVAPLSNGLWLPDAGMALVTETQLSGEKAQQRRRRKKTHERDLDALMRNLEELEIGSPVVHQDHGVGRYLGLQRLTVGGMEGEFLALEYANHDKLYVPVSSLHLINRYSGAGEDTAPLHRLGSETWQKAKRKAFERARDVAAELLDIYARRAAMPGHACNCLSDEYQAFAASFPFEETPDQENAILSVIEDMSAARPMDRVICGDVGFGKTEVAMRAAFIAAQNSRQVAVLVPTTLLAQQHYQNFRDRFADWPIRIAVLSRFVGGKQQTQLLEELAEGRIDIMIGTHKLLQKDIRFKNLGLAIIDEEHRFGVAQKEHLKKLRSELDFLTLTATPIPRTLNMALGGLRDISLIATPPANRHAIQTFVHEWSDSLIQEAITREIKRGGQAYFLHNKIETMEKMARELGALVPEARIRTAHGQMPERELEQIMLDFYHQRFNLLISTTIIESGIDVPSANTMLINRADQLGLAQLHQLRGRVGRSHHRAYAYLIVPPKALISTDAAKRLQAIESSGELGAGFMISTHDMEIRGCGELLGDEQSGQIQEIGFTLYSELLERAVKALKSGKQPELDAPMDAGPEIDLQSPALIPDDYLPDVHTRLVLYKRIASARDAGDLRALQIEMIDRFGLLPPATKTLFAVTELKLTAEKLGVRKIEAGASGGRMLFGSQANIDPVQVIFLIQNQSRIYRMDGPDKIRFLQAFDTVDEKIAFLKALCEMLSPKGNG; from the coding sequence ATGACCGCCTCACGCTCCTCGCACCCTATTATCAATCCTACCTTACCCGGACAAAGAGGCGATTGCATTGCCTGGAGCGGTCTGCACGGCTGCGGCGACTCTCTCGCCATCGCCAGAGCGGCGCAAAAAAACCGGCAACTCAATATTGTCGTGACTTTCGACATGCCGAACCTGCTGCGTCTGGAGCACGAACTCAAGTTTTTTCTCGACGGCGACTTTCAGGTGCTGCAGTTTCCCGACTGGGAAATTCTGCCTTACGATATTTTTTCGCCGCTCCCGGAAATCGTCTCGCATCGTTTAAAAACACTGGCCTTGCTGCCGGATACGCGACAGGGCGTGCTGGTGGTGACCGCATCGACGCTGATGCAGCGGCTTGCGCCGCGCACGCATATTCTGGCCAACACCTTCACCTTGAAGCGCGGCAGCCGTTTCAGTATCGAAGCGACGCGCCAGACACTGGAAAGCGTCGGTTACCAATGCGTTTCTCAAGTCCTGGAGCACGGCGAATTTGCAGTGCGCGGCGCCATTGTCGATCTGTTTCCGATGGGCAGCACCCTGCCCTACCGCATCGAATTATTCGATGAGGAAGTCGATTCGATACGCAGCTTCGACCCCGAAAATCAACGTTCGCTGGACAAGGTCGAAGCCATCAATCTCTACCCGGCGCGCGAATTTCCCTTCGATGCAACCGCTATCAAATTATTCCGGCAGAACTGGCGCGAGCAGGTTTCCGACAACACCCGCGCTAATACGCTGTACCAGGATGTCAGCAAAAGCATCCTGCCGGGGGGCATAGAATGCTATCTTCCGTTGTTTGTAAGCCATACCGAAACCCTGTTCGATTATCTGCCTGCGCAAACCACTTTTATAATGCATGGCCCGGTGCTGGAAGCGGCCGGCGCTTTTCATGAAGAGGCCCTGCACCGATACCAGCTCCGCAAAACCAATCTCGACCGCCCCGCGCTGCCGGTCGAAAAGCTTTATCTCGATCCCATGCTGCTGGAACAAAAGCTCAGTGAGTTTCAGAAAATTCTGATAGGCGCGGCGCCCCCGGACTCCAATATCCGGCAACAGGTGTTCAACTGCCCGCAGTTGCCCAATGTGACCCTGGATACGCGCCAGAAACTTCCGCTTCACGCGCTGAATGCCTTCCGGGAAAATCAGGCCGACCTGCGCCTGCTGTTTATTGCAGAAACGGCGGGGCATCGCGAAGCATTGCTGGACACCCTGCACAAATACGATCTGCGCCCCGTCGTAATGGAAGGCTGGCGCGCTTTTCTGGAAAGCGACAACAAACTCGCTCTGGTAGTCGCGCCGCTGAGCAACGGTTTGTGGCTGCCCGATGCCGGAATGGCGCTGGTTACCGAGACGCAACTTTCCGGTGAAAAGGCCCAGCAGCGGCGACGGCGTAAAAAAACCCATGAACGCGATCTTGACGCGCTGATGCGCAACCTGGAAGAATTGGAAATAGGTTCTCCGGTGGTGCATCAGGATCATGGAGTGGGACGCTACCTGGGGTTGCAACGGCTTACGGTCGGAGGCATGGAAGGAGAATTCCTCGCGCTCGAATACGCCAATCACGACAAGCTTTACGTGCCGGTTTCGTCGCTGCATTTGATCAACCGCTACAGCGGCGCCGGCGAAGATACCGCGCCGCTGCACCGTCTGGGCAGCGAAACCTGGCAAAAAGCCAAGCGCAAGGCATTCGAGCGCGCGCGCGACGTCGCGGCGGAACTGCTGGATATTTATGCGCGCCGCGCGGCGATGCCAGGTCATGCCTGTAACTGTCTCAGCGACGAGTATCAGGCGTTCGCCGCCAGTTTCCCGTTCGAGGAAACGCCGGACCAGGAAAATGCGATTCTGAGCGTTATCGAAGATATGAGCGCGGCGCGCCCGATGGATCGCGTCATTTGCGGCGATGTCGGCTTCGGCAAAACCGAAGTGGCGATGCGGGCCGCCTTTATCGCCGCCCAGAACAGCCGTCAGGTCGCGGTACTGGTGCCAACCACGCTCCTCGCCCAGCAGCATTACCAGAATTTCCGCGACCGCTTCGCCGATTGGCCGATACGTATCGCCGTGCTGTCGCGCTTTGTCGGAGGCAAGCAGCAGACGCAGCTGCTCGAAGAGCTGGCGGAAGGGCGCATCGATATCATGATCGGCACCCACAAACTACTGCAGAAAGACATTCGCTTCAAAAATCTGGGACTCGCCATCATCGACGAAGAGCACCGCTTCGGCGTCGCACAGAAAGAGCATCTTAAAAAATTGCGCAGCGAACTGGACTTCCTGACCCTCACCGCGACACCGATTCCCCGCACGCTGAATATGGCTTTGGGCGGCTTGCGCGACATTTCCCTGATCGCAACGCCACCCGCCAACCGCCATGCGATCCAAACTTTCGTGCATGAATGGAGCGACAGCCTGATACAGGAAGCGATTACGCGCGAAATCAAGCGCGGTGGTCAGGCTTATTTTCTGCACAATAAAATCGAGACCATGGAAAAAATGGCGCGCGAACTGGGCGCGCTGGTGCCGGAAGCGCGCATTCGCACCGCCCACGGGCAGATGCCGGAACGCGAGCTGGAACAAATCATGCTGGATTTTTATCATCAGCGCTTCAATCTACTGATTTCAACCACGATCATCGAAAGCGGCATCGACGTGCCGAGCGCCAACACCATGCTGATCAACCGCGCCGATCAGCTCGGCCTGGCGCAACTGCATCAGCTGCGCGGGCGCGTCGGCCGCTCGCATCACCGCGCCTACGCCTACCTGATCGTGCCGCCCAAAGCCTTGATTTCTACCGATGCCGCAAAACGGCTGCAGGCGATAGAAAGCTCAGGCGAACTGGGCGCGGGCTTCATGATTTCGACGCACGACATGGAAATACGCGGCTGCGGCGAGTTGCTGGGCGACGAGCAAAGCGGACAAATTCAGGAAATCGGCTTCACGCTGTATTCGGAGCTGCTGGAGCGCGCGGTCAAGGCGCTCAAGTCCGGCAAGCAGCCCGAGCTGGACGCGCCGATGGACGCAGGCCCGGAAATCGATCTGCAATCGCCCGCTTTAATCCCGGACGATTACCTGCCGGACGTGCATACGCGCCTGGTATTGTATAAGCGCATCGCCAGTGCCCGCGACGCCGGCGACCTGCGCGCGCTGCAAATCGAAATGATAGATCGTTTCGGCCTGCTGCCGCCGGCGACCAAAACGCTGTTTGCGGTAACGGAGTTAAAACTGACGGCTGAAAAACTGGGCGTGCGTAAAATAGAAGCCGGAGCGAGCGGCGGACGCATGCTGTTCGGAAGCCAGGCCAACATCGACCCGGTACAAGTTATTTTTCTGATCCAGAATCAATCCAGAATCTACCGCATGGACGGCCCGGATAAAATCCGTTTCCTGCAGGCGTTCGATACGGTCGACGAAAAAATCGCATTTCTGAAAGCCTTGTGTGAAATGCTGTCGCCAAAAGGCAATGGCTGA
- a CDS encoding FkbM family methyltransferase, with protein sequence MIINPIRRPLAFVLAASGHGTLIVNRNDWMIDDSGGYGVGFQIMRTSFFDPEEVNDALTLLNYRRQFFGDGVVAFDCGANIGVHTIEWAKFMHGWGAAVAIEAQERIYYALAGNIAINNCFNATAINAAVGSAVGAMHIPKPDYLKPSSFGSLELKQRENNEFIGQPVSYDPEHCHQVPVVSIDSFHLPRLDLIKIDVEGMEQDVLEGASLAIAQHRPQMLIESIKSNRDEIIAFLESNGYEFFEAGINILAVHSSDPTRELVRKL encoded by the coding sequence ATGATCATTAATCCGATCAGACGGCCTTTGGCTTTTGTGCTTGCGGCTTCCGGACACGGAACATTGATAGTGAACCGGAATGACTGGATGATTGACGATAGCGGCGGCTATGGCGTCGGTTTCCAGATTATGCGCACCTCTTTTTTCGATCCGGAGGAGGTAAACGATGCGCTTACGCTGCTGAATTACCGGCGGCAGTTTTTCGGCGACGGCGTCGTTGCATTCGACTGCGGCGCCAACATCGGCGTGCATACCATAGAATGGGCCAAGTTCATGCATGGCTGGGGCGCGGCCGTGGCGATTGAGGCGCAGGAGCGGATTTATTATGCGCTGGCAGGGAATATCGCGATCAATAACTGTTTCAACGCTACGGCGATCAATGCCGCCGTGGGCAGCGCCGTCGGCGCCATGCATATTCCCAAACCGGATTATTTAAAACCGTCGAGTTTCGGTTCTCTCGAGCTGAAACAGCGTGAAAACAACGAATTTATCGGGCAGCCTGTCAGCTATGATCCGGAGCATTGCCATCAAGTTCCTGTGGTTTCCATAGACTCATTTCATCTTCCCAGGCTCGATTTAATCAAAATAGACGTCGAAGGCATGGAACAGGACGTGCTGGAAGGGGCCAGTCTGGCGATTGCGCAGCACAGACCGCAAATGCTGATCGAGTCGATCAAGTCGAACAGGGATGAAATTATCGCTTTTCTGGAAAGCAATGGTTATGAGTTCTTTGAAGCGGGAATCAATATACTTGCCGTTCACAGTTCCGATCCGACGCGCGAGCTGGTAAGGAAGCTTTGA
- a CDS encoding NAD(P)-dependent alcohol dehydrogenase yields MLKSHGYAAYDAATPLRPFGFERREPLAEDVHIEILYCGVCHSDLHQVRNEWGGSHFPLVPGHEIVGRVAGIGGAVTQFKPGDLVGVGCLVDSCRTCPECVDDQEQYCDQLVLTYNSHDRHSGGMTYGGYSNRVVVDQRFVLKISERLDPAAAAPLLCAGITTWSPLRHWRVGPSQKVGVVGLGGLGHMGVKFAHAFGAEVVLFTTSPGKSEDARRLGADAVVVSKNAEEMTRHSGSFDFILDTVAAAHDLDPYLTLLKRDGTLCLLGVPDHPHPAPNAANLIFKRRNLAGSLIGGLRETQEMLDFCAEHGIVSDIEQIPMQQINTAYQRMLKGDVKYRFVIDLASLQDDH; encoded by the coding sequence ATGTTAAAAAGCCACGGCTATGCCGCTTACGATGCGGCGACCCCTTTGCGTCCTTTCGGCTTCGAGCGCCGCGAGCCGCTTGCCGAAGATGTGCATATCGAAATTCTTTACTGCGGCGTCTGTCATTCGGATTTGCATCAGGTGCGTAACGAATGGGGCGGATCGCATTTTCCCTTGGTACCCGGACACGAGATCGTCGGGCGGGTTGCGGGCATCGGGGGAGCGGTAACACAATTCAAGCCGGGTGATCTGGTTGGGGTCGGCTGTCTGGTCGATTCCTGCAGAACCTGTCCAGAATGCGTGGATGATCAGGAACAGTATTGCGATCAACTTGTACTTACCTACAACAGCCATGACCGCCATAGCGGCGGCATGACCTATGGCGGTTACTCCAACCGGGTTGTCGTCGATCAGCGTTTCGTGCTGAAAATTTCCGAGCGGCTCGATCCTGCGGCGGCGGCGCCGTTGTTGTGCGCGGGCATTACCACCTGGTCGCCGTTGCGTCATTGGCGCGTCGGTCCGAGCCAGAAAGTCGGCGTGGTCGGGTTGGGCGGTCTGGGGCATATGGGCGTCAAGTTCGCGCATGCGTTTGGCGCCGAGGTGGTTTTGTTCACGACTTCGCCCGGCAAATCGGAAGATGCGCGCCGACTGGGCGCGGATGCGGTGGTTGTTTCAAAAAATGCAGAAGAAATGACGCGGCATTCCGGCAGTTTCGATTTCATACTCGATACGGTTGCCGCCGCGCATGATCTGGACCCTTATCTCACGCTGCTCAAACGCGACGGTACGCTTTGTCTACTGGGCGTTCCGGATCATCCTCATCCCGCGCCGAATGCCGCCAATCTGATATTCAAGCGCCGCAACCTGGCGGGTTCGCTGATAGGCGGGCTGCGCGAAACCCAGGAAATGCTGGATTTTTGCGCGGAGCATGGCATAGTTTCGGATATCGAGCAGATTCCGATGCAGCAAATCAATACCGCTTACCAGCGTATGTTGAAAGGCGATGTAAAATACCGTTTTGTCATAGATCTGGCTTCGTTGCAGGATGATCATTAA
- a CDS encoding alkene reductase, whose translation MTQAENKETDLFDPVAVGAWVLQNRIVMAPLTRARVGENGVPGALQARYYAQRSSTGLIISEAVNISRQARGYAYTPGIFNEQQVEGWRQVTEAVHDAGGKIVCQLWHVGRFSHPSLQPSNALPVAPSAIAAEGETFTLIGMQPVPTPRALETGEIPEIVEQYRHAAACARRAGFDGVEVHAANCYLLEQFIRDSTNRRTDAYGGSNENRTRLVLDVVKAVVDEWEGGQHVGIRLSPVTPNAGNTPLDSDVMATYGYLIEKLNWFGLAYLHMVEGATGMSREIPEGVDLQALRAHFVGPYIANNLYTRELALAARREHQADLIAFGRPFIANPDLVERLKRNVLLAEAPQTLWYGGDEHGYTDWPTFAAD comes from the coding sequence ATGACGCAAGCCGAAAATAAAGAAACCGACCTGTTCGATCCTGTCGCGGTAGGCGCGTGGGTTTTACAGAATCGCATCGTCATGGCTCCGCTGACGCGCGCGCGCGTGGGCGAAAACGGGGTGCCGGGTGCGCTGCAGGCGCGATATTATGCTCAGCGCTCCAGCACCGGGTTGATTATCAGTGAAGCCGTCAATATTTCCCGGCAGGCGCGCGGTTATGCCTATACGCCCGGTATTTTCAACGAGCAGCAGGTGGAAGGCTGGCGTCAGGTTACTGAGGCGGTGCATGATGCCGGCGGCAAGATCGTCTGCCAGCTCTGGCACGTCGGCCGTTTTTCCCACCCGTCCCTGCAGCCGAGTAATGCGCTGCCGGTTGCGCCCTCTGCCATAGCGGCGGAAGGCGAAACCTTTACCCTGATCGGCATGCAGCCGGTGCCGACGCCGCGCGCGCTGGAAACCGGGGAAATCCCCGAAATCGTCGAGCAATACCGTCATGCCGCCGCATGTGCGCGCAGGGCCGGATTCGATGGCGTGGAAGTGCATGCCGCGAACTGCTATCTGCTGGAGCAGTTCATTCGCGATTCGACCAACCGTCGAACCGATGCTTACGGCGGCAGCAACGAAAACAGAACCAGACTGGTGCTCGATGTGGTGAAAGCCGTGGTTGATGAATGGGAGGGCGGCCAGCATGTCGGTATCCGTTTGTCGCCGGTTACTCCGAATGCCGGCAATACGCCGTTGGACAGCGATGTGATGGCGACCTATGGCTACCTGATCGAAAAGCTGAACTGGTTCGGACTGGCTTATCTGCATATGGTGGAAGGGGCCACAGGCATGTCGCGCGAAATTCCGGAAGGTGTGGACTTGCAGGCGCTGCGCGCGCATTTTGTCGGTCCGTATATAGCCAACAACCTGTATACGCGCGAGTTGGCGCTGGCGGCGCGGCGTGAACATCAGGCGGATCTGATTGCCTTCGGACGCCCGTTCATTGCCAATCCGGATCTGGTCGAACGCCTCAAGCGGAATGTGTTGCTGGCGGAAGCGCCCCAGACACTATGGTACGGCGGCGACGAACATGGTTATACCGATTGGCCGACATTCGCGGCCGACTGA